One Enterobacter asburiae genomic window, GGCTGGCTGCCGCTGACGCTGGGTCTGGTGATGTTTATTGTCATGACCACCTGGAAAAGCGAGCGTTTCCGCCTGCTGCGCCGCATGCATGAGCACGGGAACTCTCTGGAGGCGATGATCGCTTCTCTGGAGAAATCCCCGCCGGTTCGCGTGCCGGGGACCGCGGTATACATGTCTCGCGCGCTGAACGTCATTCCGTTCGCGCTGATGCATAACCTCAAGCACAACAAAGTGCTGCACGAGCGCGTGATCCTGCTGACGCTGCGCACCGAAGATGCGCCGTATGTTCATAACGTCCGTCGCGTGCAGATTGAGCAGCTGTCGCCGACCTTCTGGCGCGTGGTAGCAAGCTACGGCTGGCGTGAAACGCCAAACGTGGAAGAGGTGTTCCACCGCTGTGGCCTGGAAGGGCTGAGCTGTCGGATGATGGAGACGTCGTTCTTTATGTCGCACGAGTCGCTGATCATCGGCAAGCGCCCGTGGTATCTGCGCCTGCGCGGCAAGTTGTACCTCATCCTGCAGCGTAACGCCCTGCGTGCGCCTGACCAGTTTGAGATCCCGCCTAACCGCGTGATTGAGCTGGGAACGCAGGTCGAGATCTAAGTCTTTGTACGGCCTGATGCCCTCACCCCGACCCTCTCCCACAGGGAGAGGGCGCAAACATAAAAAACGGTAACCTTGGGGTTACCGTTTTGCATTTACCTCCATTCCATTTCACTTAGCGAAACGTTTCGACGTCGATCACAAATCTGTTACGTCATGATGGTTTTCTGAACATTTCTGGGGCTACACTACTTTTAGCGAAACGTTTCGCTAGTGGAGCAAGAAAATGAAGAAAGGCACGGTTCTCAACTCAGAAATCTCATCGGTTATTTCCCGTCTTGGGCATACCGATACGCTGGTGGTTTGCGATGCAGGCTTACCGGTTCCGCGCAGCACAACCCGTATCGATATGGCGTTAACGCAGGGTGTTCCTTCGTTTATGCAGGTACTGGAAGTCGTGACCGCGGAGATGCAGGTTGAGGCGGCCATTCTCGCGGCGGAAATCAAACAACATAATCCGCAACTCCACGAAACGTTGCTCAGCCACATTGAGCAACTGCAACAACACCAGGGAAACACCATAGAAATTCGTTACACAACGCACGAGCAGTTCAAACAACAAACCGCAGACAGTCAGGCGGTGATTCGCAGCGGGGAGTGTTCCCCGTATGCGAATATCATTCTCTGTGCTGGCGTCACCTTCTGAGGCCATCATGGACGCATTACTGCAACTCAAAGGGATCGATAAGTCGTTCCCGGGCGTAAAAGCCCTCTCCGGCGCGGCGCTGAACGTCTACCCCGGGCGCGTGATGGCGCTGGTGGGCGAAAACGGTGCCGGCAAATCCACCATGATGAAAGTGCTGACCGGTATCTACCAACGCGATGCCGGTTCACTCGTCTGGCTGGGCAAAGAGACCACCTTCACCGGCCCGAAATCCTCTCAGGAAGCGGGCATCGGTATTATTCACCAGGAGCTGAACCTCATCCCTCAGCTCACCATTGCGGAAAACATCTTCCTCGGCCGCGAGTTTGTTAACCGGTTCGGCAAAATCGACTGGAAAACCATGTATGCCGAAGCGGACAAGCTGCTGGCGAAGCTGAACCTGCGCTTTAAGAGCGACCGTCTGGTGGGCGATCTCTCCATTGGCGATCAGCAGATGGTGGAAATTGCCAAGGTGCTGAGCTTTGAGTCGAAGGTCATCATTATGGATGAACCAACCGACGCCCTGACCGATACCGAAACCGAATCCCTGTTCCGCGTGATCCGCGAACTGAAGTCGCAGGGGCGCGGGATTGTCTATATCTCTCACCGCATGAAAGAGATCTTCGAAATCTGCGATGACGTCACCGTCTTCCGCGACGGGCAGTTTATTGCCGAGCGCGAAGTGGCCACGCTGACCGAAGATACGCTTATCGAAATGATGGTGGGACGTAAGCTCGAAGATCAGTATCCGCATCTGGATAAAGCGCCGGGTGAGATCCGCCTGAAGGTGGATAACCTCTGCGGTCCGGGCGTGAACGACGTGACCTTTACCCTGCGCCAGGGCGAGATCCTGGGCGTGGCGGGCCTGATGGGTGCCGGACGTACCGAGCTGATGAAAGTGTTGTACGGCGCACTGCCGCGCATCAGCGGTTATGTCACCCTCGACGGTCATGAAGTGGTCACCCGCTCTCCGCAGGATGGTCTGGCGAACGGCATCGTCTATATCTCCGAAGACCGTAAACGCGACGGTCTGGTGCTGGGGATGTCGGTAAAAGAGAACATGTCCCTGACCGCGCTGCGCTATTTCAGCCGCAGCGGCGGTAGCCTGAAGCATAAAGATGAGCAGCAGGCGGTGAGCGATTTTATCCGCCTCTTTAACGTCAAAACCCCGTCGATGGAACAGGCGATAGGCCTGTTGTCCGGCGGTAATCAGCAGAAAGTGGCGATTGCGCGCGGGCTGATGACGCGCCCGAAAGTGTTGATCCTCGACGAGCCAACCCGCGGCGTAGACGTGGGCGCGAAGAAAGAGATCTATCAGCTGATTAACCAGTTTAAGGCCGACGGTCTGAGCATCATTCTGGTCTCTTCCGAGATGCCAGAAGTATTAGGCATGAGCGATCGCATTATCGTCATGCATGAAGGGCATCTCGGCGGTGAATTCACTCGCGAGCAGGCCACCCAGGAAGTTCTGATGGCTGCCGCTGTGGGCAAGCTTAATCGCGTGAATCAGGAGTAAGAAGATGACTACCCAGGCTGTTTCTGGTCGCCGCTATTTCACAAAGGCATGGCTGATGGAACAAAAATCGCTGATTGCCCTGCTGGTGCTGATCGCGATTGTGTCCACCATGAGCCCGAACTTTTTCACCGTTAATAACCTGTTCAACATTCTGCAGCAGACGTCGGTGAACGCCATTATGGCGGTCGGCATGACGCTGGTGATTTTGACCTCGGGTATCGATCTGTCCGTCGGTTCCCTGCTGGCGCTCACCGGTGCGATCGCCGCTTCGATTGTCGGCATTGAGGTCAACGCGCTGGTGGCCGTGGCCGCTGCCCTGGCGGCAGGCGCGGCGATTGGTGCCGTAACCGGCGTGATTGTGGCAAAAGGCCGCGTTCAGGCGTTCATCGCCACGCTGGTGATGATGCTGCTGCTGCGCGGTGTGACCATGGTTTACACCAACGGCAGCCCGGTCAATACCGGTTTTACCGATAACGCGGATCTGTTTGGCTGGTTCGGTATCGGTCGCCCGCTGGGTGTCCCGACGCCGGTCTGGATCATGGCTATCGTCTTCCTGGCGGCGTGGTACATGCTGCACCACACCCGTCTGGGCCGTTATATCTATGCGCTAGGCGGTAACGAAGCGGCAACGCGCCTGTCCGGTATCAGCGTTAATAAAGTCAAAATTATCGTTTACTCCCTGTGCGGTCTGCTGGCGTCACTGGCGGGCATCATCGAAGTGGCGCGCCTCTCCTCCGCGCAGCCGACGGCGGGTACGGGATATGAGCTGGATGCTATCGCGGCAGTGGTTCTGGGCGGTACGAGTCTTGCGGGCGGTAAAGGTCGCATTGTTGGGACATTGATCGGCGCACTGATTCTCGGTTTCCTGAATAATGGTTTGAATTTGTTAGGTGTTTCCTCCTATTACCAGATGATCGTTAAGGCAGTGGTGATTTTGCTGGCGGTACTGGTAGACAACAAAAAACAGTAACTGACGACACTACAGGACATCTTAGATATGAACATGAAAAAACTGGCTACCCTGGTTTCTGCTGTCGCGCTGAGCGCAACCGTAAGTGCTAACGCCATGGCGAAAGACACCATCGCGCTGGTTGTCTCTACCCTGAACAACCCGTTCTTCGTCTCCCTGAAGGACGGTGCGCAGAAAGAAGCGGACAAGCTGGGCTACAACCTGGTGGTTCTGGATTCACAGAACAACCCGGCGAAAGAGCTGGCTAACGTTCAGGACTTAACCGTTCGTGGCACCAAAATTCTGCTGATCAACCCAACCGATTCCGATGCCGTAGGTAACGCCGTGAAGATGGCAAACCAGGCGAAGATCCCGGTAATTACCCTGGACCGTCAGGCGTCTAAAGGTGAAGTGGTCAGCCACATTGCCTCTGATAACGTACTGGGCGGCAAAATCGCGGGTGATTACATCGCGAAGAAAGCCGGCGAAGGCGCGAAGGTTATCGAACTGCAGGGGATTGCCGGGACTTCCGCAGCTCGCGAGCGTGGTGAAGGCTTCCAGCAGGCTGTGGCTGCACACAAATTCAACGTGCTGGCCAGCCAGCCGGCAGACTTCGACCGTACTAAGGGTCTGAACGTTATGCAGAACCTGCTGACCGCGCACCCTGACGTGCAGGCGGTATTCGCGCAGAACGACGAAATGGCGCTGGGCGCGCTGCGAGCCCTGCAGACCGCAGGTAAATCTGATGTGATGGTTGTCGGATTTGACGGCACGCCGGATGGTGAAAAAGCAGTAAACGATGGCAAACTGGCTGCGACCATCGCTCAGCTGCCTGAGCAGATTGGCGCCACTGGCGTTGAAACTGCCGACAAAGTGCTGAAGGGCGAAAAAGTTCAGGCCAAATACCCGGTTGACCTGAAGCTGGTCATCAAGCAGTAAAAGGCGAATCAGGCAGTCGCTGGCTGCCTGAGGGACACCAATAAAGAAAAGTGTGGCATACGCCACCGGGTAACACCGGTGGCGCTCTCAGATGGACAACCCAACCATGAAAACCGCAGGCAACCTCGTCGTCCTTGGCAGTATCAATGCCGATCACATTCTTAACCTTGAATCATTCCCTACACCGGGCGAAACCGTCACGGGTAACCAGTATCAGGTGGCCTTCGGCGGTAAAGGTGCCAACCAGGCCGTCGCCGCCGGTCGCAGCGGGGCAAACATTGCGTTTATCGCCTGCACGGGTGATGACGATACCGGTGAGCGCGTACGCAAGCAGCTGGCGAGCGACAACATTGATATCGCACCGGTCAGCGTTGTCGCAGGGGAATCGACCGGCGTGGCGCTGATTTTCGTCAACGCTGAAGGTGAGAATGTTATCGGTATTCATGCTGGCGCTAACGCTGCGCTGACGACGGAACGCGTAGAAGCGCAACGTGCAATCATCGGCGGAGCCGAAGCCCTGCTGATGCAGCTGGAGTCACCGGTTGAAAGCGTGCTGGCCGCTGCCAGAATTGCGCATGAAAATCATACCACTGTCGTACTTAACCCTGCCCCAGCCCGTGTATTATCAGACGAGCTGCTGGCGCTGGTGGACATCATTACGCCGAACGAAACCGAAGCCGAAAAGCTGACGGGCATTCGCGTTGAAAATGATGACGATGCCGCGCGCGCCGCGCGTGCGCTGCACGATAAGGGCATCGGCACCGTGATTATCACCCTGGGTAGCCGTGGGGTGTGGGCAAGCGTCAATGGCGAAGGCCGCCGCGTGCCGGGCTTTAAGGTCAAAGCGATTGATACCATCGCGGCGGGAGATACCTTCAATGGTGCACTGGTGACCGCGCTGCTGGAAGGCAAGAGAATGGATGACGCTATCCGCTTCGCACACGCTGCCGCCGCGATTGCGGTGACGCGCAAGGGCGCACAGCCTTCCGTTCCGTGGCGTAAAGAGATCGATGAATTCTTAAGTCAGCAGGGGTAACGCTTGGCCACAATGAAAGATGTCGCCCGCATGGCGGGCGTTTCTACCTCGACGGTCTCTCACGTTATAAACAACGATCGCTTCGTCAGCGAGGCGATTCGGGAGAAAGTTGAAGCTGCGGTAAAAGATCTCAACTATGCGCCGTCTGCGCTGGCCCGCAGCCTTAAGCTCAACCAGACGCGCACCATCGGTATGCTGATCACCGCCAGTACCAACCCCTTTTATTCAGAACTGGTTCGCGGCGTGGAGCGCAGCTGCTTCGAGCGTGGCTACAGCCTTGTGCTGTGCAATACCGAGGGTGACGAGCAGCGCATGAATCGTAACCTGGAGACGCTGATGCAAAAACGCGTCGACGGGCTACTCTTGCTCTGCACCGAAACGCACCAGCCCTCGAAAGAGATCATCCAGCGCTATCCCTCGATTCCCACAGTGATGATGGACTGGGCGCCGTTCGACGGAACCAGCGATCTCATTCAGGATAACTCCCTGCTGGGCGGTGATATGGCGACTCAGCATCTGATTGATAAAGGACACACTCGCATCGCCTGTATTACGGGGCCGCTGGATAAAACTCCGGCGCGTTTGCGTCTGGAAGGGTATCTCTCTGCCATGGAACGGGCGGGGCTTGCCATTCCTGAGGGCTATCGAATCACCGGTGATTTTGAATTTAACGGCGGTTTCGAGGCGATGCAGAAACTGCTGGCGCAAAAGCCGCGTCCGCAGGCGGTGTTTATTGGTAACGACGCGATGGCGTTTGGTGCCTACCAGGCGTTGTATCAGGCGGGGCTACGCGTGCCTGATGATATGGCGGTGATTGGCTATGACGATATCGAACTGGCCAGCTACATGACGCCGCCGCTGACCACGATCCATCAGCCAAAAGATGAACTGGGCGAGCTGGCCATCGATGTGTTGATCCACCGTATGGCGCAGCCCACGCTGCAGCAGCAACGCCTGCAGCTTACTCCTGTTCTGATTGAACGCGGTTCGGTTTAGCTTTCTCTTTGTGACGCTCTTTAATCAGGTTTCGGCCGTCTTTCGGTTTTAACAGCATAAAGACCAGCGCCGATACCACGGTAAGTGCGCCCATGGTGATAAAGGTATAGTGGAACTGCTCAACGGTATTCGCGCTGTCAAAACCTTCATAAAACCTCAGCACCGCTGCACTCACGGCAACCCCTAAACTGATCGACAGCTGTTGCGTTACCGCCAGCACGCTGTTGCCGCTGCTGGCGTTCTCGTCAGTCAGATCGGCGAGGGTGATGGTGTTCATCGATGTGAACTGCGTCGACATCGCCATGCCCAACACAAATAGCGGCAGGATCAGCATCCAGACGGGTAACGCGGCGGATTGCAGCGAGAACTGCGCAATCATCAGTCCGATAAAGACCGTTACGCCGACCAGCGTCTTACGATAGCCAAACCAGCGCAGCACCTGTGTGACGGTTGATTTTGCCAGGATCGAACCCATCGCCGTGGGCGCCATCATGCAGCCGGCAATCAGGGCCGGATAGCCGAACCCCACCTGCAGCATCAATGGCATCAGGAACGGCACGCAACCCGTTCCCAGACGAGACGCAATGTTGCCTGCAATCCCTACGGAAAACGTTCGGGTGTTAAAGAGTCCCAGGGAGATTAACGGCGTCGGGTGACGGCGCGCGTGACGTATATAAAGAAGGAATAGCAGAATACCGCCGAGGATAACGGAGAGCGCCATCCACGTCGCGACGATCTTCTCGCCAAACAGCTCCATCCCGCTGGAGAATAACACCAGGCTCAGGCCAAACAGGAAAAAGCCGCCCATATCGAAGCTGCGCCTTGGTGTGGTGAAGTTCGGCATATATTTGCGGGCATACAGCAGCCCCGCAACGCCAATCGGAATATTAATCAGGAAGATCCAGTGCCAGCTTGCCCAGGTGACAAACACGCCACCGAGTACCGGGCCAAGAATCGGGCCGACCAGGCCCGGCATGGTGACGAAGTTGAGTACGGGAAGCAGTTCGCTCCTGGGGTAGGCTCGCAGCAAGGCAAGGCGCGCCACCGGCATCATCATCGCGCCGCCAATGCCCTGTAGTACGCGGAAGATAACCAGCTCCGTTAAGGATGAGGAGAGCGCACAGGCCAGCGAACCGAGCGTAAAGAGCGTTACGGCCAGCATGAAAACTTTGCGGGTGCCAAAGCGGTCGGCCAGCCAGCCGCTGACCGGAATTAACATTGCGACCGTCAGGGTGTAGCTGATGATGGCGGACTGCATCGCCAGCGGGGAGCGGTTAAGGCTTTGCGCAATAGCGGGAAGCGCTGTGTTGAGGATGGTGGCATCCAGTGCCTGCATAAAAAACGCCATGGCTGCAATCCACGGCAATCCGGCCATGCTGCGCGCTTTTTTCTTTGTCATTTATTTACCTGCTGGTGGGTTGGCGCGGCCAGCAATGCCTGGCACGCACTCAGGGCTCTCTGCCCGTCGCTTTCCTGAATGGCATCCACTATCGCCTGATGCAAATCCAGTTTTACCACTTCGTTTTGTGTAATAGAGGTAAAGTAGGTGTGATACACCGAATGAAATAAAGAGGCAAAAGAGGTGAGGAACGGATTGGCGCTCATCATATAGATGTGTTCATGCCAGGCCATATCGACCTCAACCCAGCGTTCGCGGTTGAAGTGTTTTTTCAGGAACACCATCTCTTCCATCAGCGCGTTAAGCTGCGCTTTCTGCTCTGCTGTTCCTAGCGTGGCGGCAAGCAGACATGCCTGAGGTTCAAGGCTGCTGCGCATCACCAGAAAGTGATCGACGACCTGATGAAAGTTATCTTCCGTCATCCACCAGGAGAGCAGCTCCTGATCGAGAAAATTCCAGTTACTCTGTGGCATCACACGTGTGCCAATACGAGGACGCGGAAGCACCATACCTTTTGCCGTTAGGGTTTTCACCGCTTCGCGCACGGCGGTACGGCTCACCCCAAACTGCTCACCCAGCTCCATCTCACCCGGCAGAATGCTACCCGGGGCATATTTACCCGCTAAAATCCGCTGAGCCAGCTTTTCTGCCAGCACGTACGACAGGTTTTTTTGGGCGGCCAGCTGTTGTGCGCTTAATGGCATCGCTTTTATTCCTTAAAGATTCATGCTGATAATTATGCCACCTCGAATGTGATTGTGGTTGCAGATACATCAAATAGAACAATTTGTAGCTTGATTTCACCTCTGTTGGTGAAAAAAAACGCGGACGGAATCTTTTTTTAAATTTCCTCTTGTCACGTCGGAATAACTCCCTATAATGCGCCTCCACTGACACGGAACAACGGCACACACGCCGCTGGGTCAGCAGAGAAAAGCGAAAATAAACGCTTGACTCTGAAGCGGGAAAGCGTAATATGCACACCCCGCGCCGCTGCGAAAAGCGAAGCGGCACTGCTCTTTAACAATTTATCAGACAATCTGTGTGGGCACTCAAAGTGACATGGATTCTTAATGTCTTCGGACAATAAATGAATACCAAGTCTCTGAGTGAACATACGTAATTCATTACGAAGTTTAATTCACGAGCATCAAACTTAAATTGAAGAGTTTGATCATGGCTCAGATTGAACGCTGGCGGCAGGCCTAACACATGCAAGTCGAGCGGTAGCACAGGGAGCTTGCTCCTGGGTGACGAGCGGCGGACGGGTGAGTAATGTCTGGGAAACTGCCTGATGGAGGGGGATAACTACTGGAAACGGTAGCTAATACCGCATAACGTCGCAAGACCAAAGAGGGGGACCTTCGGGCCTCTTGCCATCAGATGTGCCCAGATGGGATTAGCTAGTAGGTGGGGTAACGGCTCACCTAGGCGACGATCCCTAGCTGGTCTGAGAGGATGACCAGCCACACTGGAACTGAGACACGGTCCAGACTCCTACGGGAGGCAGCAGTGGGGAATATTGCACAATGGGCGCAAGCCTGATGCAGCCATGCCGCGTGTATGAAGAAGGCCTTCGGGTTGTAAAGTACTTTCAGCGGGGAGGAAGGTGTTGAGGTTAATAACCTCAGCAATTGACGTTACCCGCAGAAGAAGCACCGGCTAACTCCGTGCCAGCAGCCGCGGTAATACGGAGGGTGCAAGCGTTAATCGGAATTACTGGGCGTAAAGCGCACGCAGGCGGTCTGTCAAGTCGGATGTGAAATCCCCGGGCTCAACCTGGGAACTGCATTCGAAACTGGCAGGCTAGAGTCTTGTAGAGGGGGGTAGAATTCCAGGTGTAGCGGTGAAATGCGTAGAGATCTGGAGGAATACCGGTGGCGAAGGCGGCCCCCTGGACAAAGACTGACGCTCAGGTGCGAAAGCGTGGGGAGCAAACAGGATTAGATACCCTGGTAGTCCACGCCGTAAACGATGTCGACTTGGAGGTTGTGCCCTTGAGGCGTGGCTTCCGGAGCTAACGCGTTAAGTCGACCGCCTGGGGAGTACGGCCGCAAGGTTAAAACTCAAATGAATTGACGGGGGCCCGCACAAGCGGTGGAGCATGTGGTTTAATTCGATGCAACGCGAAGAACCTTACCTACTCTTGACATCCAGAGAACTTTCCAGAGATGGATTGGTGCCTTCGGGAACTCTGAGACAGGTGCTGCATGGCTGTCGTCAGCTCGTGTTGTGAAATGTTGGGTTAAGTCCCGCAACGAGCGCAACCCTTATCCTTTGTTGCCAGCGGTTCGGCCGGGAACTCAAAGGAGACTGCCAGTGATAAACTGGAGGAAGGTGGGGATGACGTCAAGTCATCATGGCCCTTACGAGTAGGGCTACACACGTGCTACAATGGCGCATACAAAGAGAAGCGACCTCGCGAGAGCAAGCGGACCTCATAAAGTGCGTCGTAGTCCGGATTGGAGTCTGCAACTCGACTCCATGAAGTCGGAATCGCTAGTAATCGTAGATCAGAATGCTACGGTGAATACGTTCCCGGGCCTTGTACACACCGCCCGTCACACCATGGGAGTGGGTTGCAAAAGAAGTAGGTAGCTTAACCTTCGGGAGGGCGCTTACCACTTTGTGATTCATGACTGGGGTGAAGTCGTAACAAGGTAACCGTAGGGGAACCTGCGGTTGGATCACCTCCTTACCTTAAAGAACCTGCCTTTGCAGTGCTCACACAGATTGTCTGATGAAAAGTAAATAGCAAGGCGTCTTGCGATTGAGACTTCAGTGTCCCCTTCGTCTAGAGGCCCAGGACACCGCCCTTTCACGGCGGTAACAGGGGTTCGAATCCCCTAGGGGACGCCACTTGCTGGTTCGTGAGTGAAAGTCACCTGCCTTAATATCTCAAAACTCATCTTCGGGTGACGTTTGAGATATTTGCTCTTTAAAAATCTGGATCAAGCTGAAAATTGAAACGACACATCTTTAAGGTGTGTTCGAGTCTCTCAAATTTTCGCAAGTCGATGGTGAATCGAAAGAAACATCTTCGGGTTGTGAGGTTAAGCGACTAAGCGTACACGGTGGATGCCCTGGCAGTCAGAGGCGATGAAGGACGTGCTAATCTGCGAAAAGCGCCGGCGAGGTGATATGAACCTTTGACCCGGCGATGTCCGAATGGGGAAACCCAGTGTGTTCCGACACACTATCGTTAACTGAATACATAGGTTAACGAGGCGAACCGGGGGAACTGAAACATCTAAGTACCCCGAGGAAAAGAAATCAACCGAGATTCCCCCAGTAGCGGCGAGCGAACGGGGAGCAGCCCAGAGTCTGAATCAGCTTGTGTGTTAGTGGAACGGTCTGGAAAGTCCGGCGATACAGGGTGATAGCCCCGTACACGAAAGCACACAGGTTGTGAACTCGAAGAGTAGGGCGGGACACGTGGTATCCTGTCTGAATATGGGGGGACCATCCTCCAAGGCTAAATACTCCTGACTGACCGATAGTGAACCAGTACCGTGAGGGAAAGGCGAAAAGAACCCCGGCGAGGGGAGTGAAAAAGAACCTGAAACCGTGTACGTACAAGCAGTGGGAGCACCTTCGTGGTGTGACTGCGTACCTTTTGTATAATGGGTCAGCGACTTATATTCTGTAGCAAGGTTAACCGTATAGGGGAGCCGAAGGGAAACCGAGTCTTAACTGGGCGTTAAGTTGCAGGGTATAGACCCGAAACCCGGTGATCTAGCCATGGGCAGGTTGAAGGTTGGGTAACACTAACTGGAGGACCGAACCGACTAATGTTGAAAAATTAGCGGATGACTTGTGGCTGGGGGTGAAAGGCCAATCAAACCGGGAGATAGCTGGTTCTCCCCGAAAGCTATTTAGGTAGCGCCTCGTGAATTCATCTTCGGGGGTAGAGCACTGTTTCGGCTAGGGGGCCATCCCGGCTTACCAACCCGATGCAAACTACGAATACCGAAGAATGTTATCACGGGAGACACACGGCGGGTGCTAACGTCCGTCGTGAAGAGGGAAACAACCCAGACCGCCAGCTAAGGTCCCAAAGTCATGGTTAAGTGGGAAACGATGTGGGAAGGCACAGACAGCCAGGATGTTGGCTTAGAAGCAGCCATCATTTAAAGAAAGCGTAATAGCTCACTGGTCGAGTCGGCCTGCGCGGAAGATGTAACGGGGCTAAACCATGCACCGAAGCTGCGGCAGCGACGCTTATGCGTTGTTGGGTAGGGGAGCGTTCTGTAAGCCGTTGAAGGTGTGCTGTGAGGCATGCTGGAGGTATCAGAAGTGCGAATGCTGACATAAGTAACGATAATGCGGGTGAAAAGCCCGCACGCCGGAAGACCAAGGGTTCCTGTCCAACGTTAATCGGGGCAGGGTGAGTCGACCCCTAAGGCGAGGCCGAAAGGCGTAGTCGATGGGAAACAGGTTAATATTCCTGTACTTGGTGTTACTGCGAAGGGGGGACGGAGAAGGCTATGTTAGCCGGGCGACGGTTGTCCCGGTTTAAGCATGTAGGCGGGAGTTTTAGGTAAATCCGGAACTCTTCTAACGCTGAGGTGTGATGACGAGGCACTACGGTGCTGAAGTAACAAATGCCCTGCTTCCAGGAAAAGCCTCTAAGCATCAGGTAACATCAAATCGTACCCCAAACCGACACAGGTGGTCAGGTAGAGAATACCAAGGCGCTTGAGAGAACTCGGGTGAAGGAACTAGGCAAAATGGTGCCGTAACTTCGGGAGAAGGCACGCTGATATGTAGGTGAAGCCCCTGCGGGTGGAGCTGAAATCAGTCGAAGATACCAGCTGGCTGCAACTGTTTATTAAAAACACAGCACTGTGCAAACACGAAAGTGGACGTATACGGTGTGACGCCTGCCCGGTGCCGGAAGGTTAATTGATGGGGTTAGCGGCAACGCGAAGCTCTTGATCGAAGCCCCGGTAAACGGCGGCCGTAACTATAACGGTCCTAAGGTAGCGAAATTCCTTGTCGGGTAAGTTCCGACCTGCACGAATGGCGTAATGATGGCCAG contains:
- a CDS encoding FadR/GntR family transcriptional regulator, coding for MPLSAQQLAAQKNLSYVLAEKLAQRILAGKYAPGSILPGEMELGEQFGVSRTAVREAVKTLTAKGMVLPRPRIGTRVMPQSNWNFLDQELLSWWMTEDNFHQVVDHFLVMRSSLEPQACLLAATLGTAEQKAQLNALMEEMVFLKKHFNRERWVEVDMAWHEHIYMMSANPFLTSFASLFHSVYHTYFTSITQNEVVKLDLHQAIVDAIQESDGQRALSACQALLAAPTHQQVNK